In Streptomyces sp. TLI_146, the genomic stretch GCTGGAGGCCACCTCGGTCTCCTCCGCGGCCTGGCTGGCCGGGTCCGGTCTGCTCTCGTTCACCTGGCCCGCCCAGATGGACCACGTGCTGCGCGGCGAGTGGCTGGACCAGCAGACCGAGGCGGCGTGGGAGCTGGCGGACGACCTGGCCGGGCCGGACTGGACGACGCTGTCGTTGCCGGTGGACGGGGTCGCCACGCCGTTCCACTACCGGGAGTCCGAGTTCGGCTGGGTGCTGGCCGGGACGGCCGGGGGCGGGGTGCATCTGGGTGCGTATGGGCGCGGGCTGAGCGCGTACGGGCTCGGGTTCGCGGTGGTGAAGGACATCACCACGTACGCCTAGGTCCGCTTCGGGACGGTTGTATCGCGGCTGCGGGCCGGTGGTGGGTTGCTCGCGCAGTTCCCCGCGCCCCTTAGATGGGCCCGAAGGGCCCTCCCAAGGGCGCGGGGAACTGCGCGACCAGCCCCCACCGGCCCGCAGGTAAGAACTTGTTCCTCTGGAACTCTTAGAACTTGTTCCTCGGGGTGATCCCCAAGGACATGCCCGACAGGCCCCGCTGGCGGCCGCCCAGCTTGCCCGCGATCGCCCGCAGGGCCGCGCCCGCCGGGGAGTCGGGGTCGGAGAGGACGACCGGCTTGCCGTCGTCGCCGCCCTCGCGCAGGCGGACGTCGATCGGGATCGAGCCGAGCACCGGCACGTTCGCGCCGGTCGTCTTGGTCAGGCCCTCGGCGACCTTCTCGCCGCCGCCCGTGCCGAACACGTCGACCATCTCGTCGCAGTGCGGGCAGGGCAGGCCCGCCATGTTCTCGACGACGCCGACGATCTTCTGGTGGGTCTGGACCGCGATCGAGCCCGCCCGCTCGGCCACCTCGGCGGCCGCCTGCTGGGGAGTCGTGACGACCAGGATCTCCGCGTTCGGGACCAGCTGGGCCACCGAGATCGCGATGTCGCCGGTGCCCGGGGGCAGGTCGAGCAGGAGGACGTCCAGGTCGCCCCAGTAGACGTCGGCCAGGAACTGCTGGAGGGCGCGGTGGAGCATCGGGCCGCGCCACACGACCGGGGCGTTCCCGGGGGTGAACATGCCGATGGAGATGACCTTCACGCCGTTCGCCGACGGCGGCATGATCATGTTCTCGACCTGGGTGGGCTTGCCGTCCACGCCCAGCATGCGGGGCACCGAGTGCCCGTAGATGTCGGCGTCGACGACACCGACCTTCAGCCCGTCCGCGGCCATCGCCGCGGCGAGGTTGACCGTCACCGAGGACTTGCCGACGCCGCCCTTGCCGGACGCCACCGCGTAGACGCGGGTCAGCGAGCCGGGCTTGGCGAAGGGCACCTCGCGCTCGGCGGTGCCGCCGCGCAGCGACGTCGCGAGCTCCTTGCGCTGTTCGTCGCTCATCACGTCGAGCGTGACGTCGACGCGCGTGACGCCTTCGACCCGCTCGACCGCCTCGGTCACGTTCTTCGTGATCGTGTCGCGCATCGGGCAGCCGGAGACCGTGAGGTACACCGTGACCGCGACCGCCCCGTCCGTCCCGATCTCGACCGTCTTGACCATGCCGAGCTCAGTGATCGGTCGGTGGATCTCTGGGTCGTTCACCGTCGCCAGTGCCTCGCGCACCGCGTCATCCGTAACCATATGGAGATGGTACGGCGCCGGGTCCCGCCTCCGGAAAGCCCTAGCGGCGGTCTGATTCGTCACTTCCGTAGGGGGCCTCCGGCGGGAATACGACGCGCCGGTCCTCCATCTCCTTGATCATGTCCTGCAGTTCCGAGCGGATCCAGTCGCGGGTGGCGACCTCGCCGAGGCCCATCCGCAGCGCGGCGATCTCCCGGGTCAGGTACTCGGTGTCGGCGATGGAGCGCTCGTTGGACTTGCGGTCCTGCTCCAGGTTGACGCGGTCGCGGTCGTCCTGCCGGTTCTGCGCGAGCAGGATCAGCGGGGCCGCGTACGAGGCCTGGAGCGACAGGGCGAGGGTCAGGAAGATGAACGGGTACTCGTCGAAGCGCAGCGGCGCCGGCGCGAAGATGTTCCAGACCACCCAGAGGATGATGACCAGGGTCATCCAGACGATGAACCGCCCGGTCCCCAGGAAGCGGGCGATCTTCTCGGAGAAGCGGCCGAACGCCTCCGGGTCGTACTCGGGCAGCAGGCGCGGCCGGGGCGCGCGCGGCAGGTCGAGGCGGGTGCGCGGGCCGCGCGGCACGGCGCTCGCCCCCGACGCGCGCGTGCGGTCGCGCTCCTCCGTGCGGTCAGCCATGCGAACCCCCCTCGGCGGCGTGGAACTCCGCCTCGCGCCAGTCCTCGGGCAGCAGGTGGTCGAGGACGTCGTCGACGGTGACCGCGCCCAGCAGCGAGCCGCTGTCGTCCACGACGGGCGCGGCGACCATGTTGTACGCGGCGAGGAACGCGGTGACGGCGGGCAGCGGGGTCTCGGGGGACAGCGGCGGCAGGTCGTTGTCCACGATCGAGGAGACCAGGGTGAACGGCGGGTCCCGCAGCAGCCGCTGGAAGTGCACGGTGCCCAGGTACTTGCCGGTCGGCGTCTCGTCGGGCGGCCGGCACACGTACACCTGCGCGGCGAGCGCGGGCGAGAGGTCCTGCTGGCGTACGCGCGCGAGGGCGTCCGCGACCGTGGCGTCCGGGCGCAGCACGATCGGCTCGGTGGTCATCAGACCGCCCGCGGTGCGCTCCTCGTAGCTGAGCAGTCGGCGCACGTCGGCCGCGTCGTCCGGCTGCATCAGCGTCAGCAGGCGCTCCTTGTCCTCCTCGGGCAGCTCGGAGAGCAGGTCGGCGGCGTCGTCCGGGTCCATCGCCTCCAGGACGTCGGCGGCCCGCTCGTCCTTCAGCTTGCCGAGGATCTCCACCTGGTCGTCGTCCGGCAGCTCCTCCATCACGTCCGCGAGCCGGTCGTCGTCGAGGGCGGCGGCCACTTCGCCGCGGCGCTTGGGGGAGAGGTGGTGCAGCACGTTGGCGAGGTCGGCGGGGCGCAGCTGCTCGAAGGTGGCGAGCAGGCTCTCGGCGCCCTGGCCGTGCTCCTCCAGGGAGAAGCCGGTGACCGCGGACCACTCGACGGTCAGGGTCTCGCCTTTGCGCCGCAGGGCGCCGCCCTTGCCGCGCCGTACGAAGACCTTGTCGATCTCCCAGTCGCGGCGGGCGGGCAGCT encodes the following:
- a CDS encoding magnesium transporter MgtE N-terminal domain-containing protein translates to MAAGVPRIFVSHLSGVAVFDPNGDQVGRVRDLVAILRVGRRPPRLLGLVVEVAGRRLIFLPMTRVSGVESGQVITTGVVNLRRFEQRPTERLVLGELLDRRVTLVEKGEEVTVLDVAIQQLPARRDWEIDKVFVRRGKGGALRRKGETLTVEWSAVTGFSLEEHGQGAESLLATFEQLRPADLANVLHHLSPKRRGEVAAALDDDRLADVMEELPDDDQVEILGKLKDERAADVLEAMDPDDAADLLSELPEEDKERLLTLMQPDDAADVRRLLSYEERTAGGLMTTEPIVLRPDATVADALARVRQQDLSPALAAQVYVCRPPDETPTGKYLGTVHFQRLLRDPPFTLVSSIVDNDLPPLSPETPLPAVTAFLAAYNMVAAPVVDDSGSLLGAVTVDDVLDHLLPEDWREAEFHAAEGGSHG
- a CDS encoding Mrp/NBP35 family ATP-binding protein, yielding MVTDDAVREALATVNDPEIHRPITELGMVKTVEIGTDGAVAVTVYLTVSGCPMRDTITKNVTEAVERVEGVTRVDVTLDVMSDEQRKELATSLRGGTAEREVPFAKPGSLTRVYAVASGKGGVGKSSVTVNLAAAMAADGLKVGVVDADIYGHSVPRMLGVDGKPTQVENMIMPPSANGVKVISIGMFTPGNAPVVWRGPMLHRALQQFLADVYWGDLDVLLLDLPPGTGDIAISVAQLVPNAEILVVTTPQQAAAEVAERAGSIAVQTHQKIVGVVENMAGLPCPHCDEMVDVFGTGGGEKVAEGLTKTTGANVPVLGSIPIDVRLREGGDDGKPVVLSDPDSPAGAALRAIAGKLGGRQRGLSGMSLGITPRNKF
- a CDS encoding DUF1003 domain-containing protein; this translates as MADRTEERDRTRASGASAVPRGPRTRLDLPRAPRPRLLPEYDPEAFGRFSEKIARFLGTGRFIVWMTLVIILWVVWNIFAPAPLRFDEYPFIFLTLALSLQASYAAPLILLAQNRQDDRDRVNLEQDRKSNERSIADTEYLTREIAALRMGLGEVATRDWIRSELQDMIKEMEDRRVVFPPEAPYGSDESDRR